The following DNA comes from Triticum aestivum cultivar Chinese Spring chromosome 3D, IWGSC CS RefSeq v2.1, whole genome shotgun sequence.
AACGTCGCGGTCTGTGAGAGTTGGGTGTTCTCTAAAAACTCATGAAGAGGCCCCGGAGTATGACGTATATGCTCCTACCCGCGGGAAAGTTTTCAGCGGTCTAGTATCGGTTAAGGCTTTTACGTGAAACTTGTTTGcacaaaacttgcagttcaaggcgtagtccactgttcaagttatGAATGAGTGTAGCgtggagttctaggtggaagttcaacttaactgTCTCCACCGaaacaccggtatataaacaatgttttggaatgGTAGGCAAATTTATGTGCCTCTGGGATCCGGTGGGGGATTGTTGGAGTTATTGGCCATAACCCATATAAtaattcatattttgtgccaataatTCAAAGTAAATCCCAGAGGCTCATGTGGCCCATCCATGCATGACAAGGTTGTGTGGAAAATTGACCAATGCCACGTGTATGCGCTGTTTTATCACGCGAGAAGAAAGTTGAAACAATTGACACATAAATGGGAGAAGAAACTGAACACTTCATGTGAGTTTTAGTGCGCTCGTTTCTTCTCTCCTTAATCATTTTTAGTGCGTCTGTTTAGTGGTGTTTATTGCACCGGTTTCTCTTCTACTAATGAAGGCCAGTTTCAACTCTTCTCACGTATATAAGAGGTCGCTCCTCTGTTGTTCCAAGCAGCACAACAACCTTTCGTCTCATTCCAAAGCATTGAGCCGCCTAtctctttcccatctctcttcctgGCGTGCACCGAGAAGTGAGACAGCAGGCCTCTGAAACCCCGCCTCTTGTGATCCGGTACGGGAGAGGGgcaatcaggtttttggggagcgtccttACGCGACTGCTGGAGTCTTGTTCATCGTGGCTGCGAACGGCGACATCACTGACGACGAGTTCCctaacgacgacttcttccccgacgtcaacGACCTCTTCAGCGACATGACGATCGGGACATCTGCACCTTCTGCTACTGCGTCGTATGCCATCTTATCCTCACTGTTAGGGCTAGCATTTGGTTTATTGCTGATAGCAATTGACATGGATATGATGCATTTTGCTTATGATTTTGATTGCATGACTAGTCTCAACGAATTGTTGCTAGTTTCTAGTTTCATCAACATATTGCTATTCATGTTTTATCCATTATTTTTCTGGATTAAACTAAACGGGAAAATGCCTAATTATTCAACAATTTCTTCAAGACAAAAATCTGGACAGTAAACTCTAGGAAAATAAGCAGTTGCTGGCAAGATGCCACTACCTCGTCCCCTCTCCTATTTCCTTTTTAGATGTGCTGAACTTGGAGTAGACAACCCAATGAGCCACGAGCTACTCGCCTCCTCTGTTTGCTTTGCAAATCTAGCAAAATCTAGAGAAGAGGAGACCACTAGATGAGCCATTGGGACAAAGGAGAATGGGGCAAAGCAGAAAATATGAAGGGTACAAATCCTCATACCTAGGGACCCAAATCCAGTTGGGGATTGAGCACGGCTGGCGGACAATCGCCGGAGAGGTATCAGCCGCGCCGCTCGCTGGCCGTCGGCCCAGCACGGAACGCTCGGAATAGGGCTGCCATTTAGCGAGACAATCACCAGAGAGGAAtcaccggcgccgcccgccgctcgCCGTCCAGCGCCGAACGAGAGGGTCTGGCCTGCTCGTCTCCTAACCCTAGCTTCTCACGGTAGGAGATAGAATGGGGATTGGCATACTGCTACGGGGAAAGGTACAGAAGGGCTCAGGTTCTGTACGAAGGAGCAGAATTCTTGCGCGGTTTAATTTGCAATTTGTACATCCTTCCATCTCGCACCACACGTTTTCTATCCAACGGCACAAGGCCAAGTTTCCATATTTTCGTTGAATGTACGGTTTTCATCAGATATGTACTCTATGACAAGTGACAAACATTCAACATGGAGAGTTCTTGCTGAGCCAGGTAAGGGGTCTAACaccgccttccaatgccgaaggAACCGACACGCGCGATTACGCGTTCTTTCCTTCTACCGGACGAGGAATCCGAGTGCCAGCCTTGTACCCCGCCAGTCCGATAACGACTCCAAACTTGCCTCTTCAATACTACAGTAGTATACATGGGAAGTGCATGGGAGGCCTTCTCCCCTCTCACGCCTCCCCAAGATCGATCGATATACAGTTCCCTCCTCGGCTCGATCAGCTCGTTCTCCGTCCATCTTCTTCTCCCCTCCGTTCTCGATGGCCATCGTTTGTGCCCAAGCCGTCGACTCTTGGCCCATCTGGAACCTCCAAGGCTGCGGGGTCGAGGAGATGCCCACCTGGGACCACGAGGACTGCGAGGAGACGCCCATCTGGGAACTCGACGACTGCGTGGAGACGGCCGAGCTCGGCTCCGGGAGCTTCGGCACAGTCACCAAGGCGTGGTCCTACAAGACCGGCGAGAGCGTCGCCATCAAGACCCTCAGCTCGAGCAGCCATGAGGCGGTCCGGCGGGAGGCCGGCCTCCTCAGGGCGTGCCATGGCCACCTCAACATCGTCCAGCTGCGGGCCATGTCCTTCGACCGCAACGCCGACAGGCTCTCCCTCGTGATGGAGTACGTCGGGCCGAGCCTCCACGACGTCCTCCACCGCGCCCGCCGCGGCTGCCCGTTCCAGGAGGACGTCGTGCGCTTCCTCATGCGGCAGCTTCTGAGCGGCGCCGACCACATGCACCGGCTGTGCCACGTCGTCCACCGGGACATCAAGCCCGAGAACGTCCTCGTCGGCGACGGCGTCAAGATATGCGACTTCGGCCTCGCCATGTCCATGTCCCAGGCCCCGCCGTACGGCCACCATGGCACGCGCAGCTACATGGCGCCGGAGATCCTCCTGGGGAAGCCCGACTACGACGCCACCGTGGACGCCTGGTCGCTGGGCTGCGTCATGGCCGAGCTCCTCCTAGGCGAGCGGCTCTTTGGCCGCGCGGCGGACGACGCCGACCAGCTCCTCAGGATCTTCTACATACTTGGCGTGCCGGACCAGGTCTCCTGGCCGTCCTACAACTCCTTGCCGCTCGCCGGCGAGCTGGTGGCGCCGCCGAGCATCCCCCACCGCAACAGGCTGCGCGAGGTGTTTCCAGAGGACTGCCTGTCCAGACAAGGCTTCCAAGTATTGAGCGGCCTCCTCTCCTGCGACGCACGCAAGAGGCTGTATGCGGGTGAAGCCCTCGAGCTTCCATGGTTCACCACCAACTAGATAGGACCACGCTCCGGAAACTTTGATTTGATAGCGTGCCGACAAACGTTCTTGTGTCGACAGACAGACTGCAATATTTCTGTAGCTGTGCTGTCTGAGTTTGTTTGTAAGGAATTGTCGACGTTCGTTCGGGTAAAAAAACTTGTGCTCGTTACTTCATCATACTGTACATCAATAGGAAGTGCGGCCATGTGTTTGGGTCGTGGCACATTGAATGCTTTTGTATCCACAAGCCGAAGCAGCGGCGGAGACAGGCCCCAGGCAGCCGCCGCAGGGGCGTGAGACCATTTTTCTTCGTTAACTGTAGCGAACAGTATAGCTACAGTGTGTATACAGTCTACAGTGCTTGAAGACTGCCTGGGACGGCCTGAGTCCTTGCCCCAGCCTGGCGCCGCCACTGAGCCGAAGTGAAGTTCGTGTGGATTCCAGACTTCATTTTTTAGAAGACTAGGAAGGCTTCCCCCATTTCATTGCAACCAAACCGTAGAATCCAAATTTGTTTTCGGTTTGGCTATTCATCTGTAGTCCGAAATTATAATTTGTCGATTTTGCTCGAAGCCCCGATGAAGCGGCAAAGAGACCGAGCGAGGAGCTACACGGGGCCGTGTGGATGAGCTCATCCACACCACTCACCTGACCAATGTACTTATTTGGGGTTTGTGAAAATAAATTGGCCCAAATAAGCCACAAAAAAATTGACCTTAAATAAGGGTTACCTTTTGGGAGAGCCCGCAATGCTTACTTTTTTTGAGAGGGCGCCTCAAATGATAGAGTGAGGAGTGATATTTGCAAGAGGTAACCATTAACATGATTTTGACCAAGCGGCAAAGATACCTAGCGAGGAGCTACATGAAGCTGTGTGGATGAGTTCATCCACACCACCGAGCTGACcaatgtttttttttttgagacaaaccaaTGTAGTTCTTTTGTGGCTTATTTGGGGTTGTGTGGGTTGTGAAAATAAGTTGGCCCAAATAAGCCACAAAAGAATTGGCCTTAAATAAGGGTTACCTTTTGAGAGAGCCCGCAATGCTCTCTTTTTTTAACGTGATTTTGAACAAAAAAAGTCATTGCCGCGAATGACTTTCATTGCCGGCCCAGACAGAAGTTGGGCTTGTGGTAAATACTTTTGGATTTTTGGTTTCCAACCTATGTTGCGAAATTTATAAAAATgaaaatattattattattttttaaatcgaTAAAACACCCGCTGCAAGTTCCCTAAAGCCTGAACACCCAGCAAGGATCACAAGAGAAAAGTGATCTCTCTGAAATTTGTTGCATGTTTATCTTAAACATTCTTCTGACATTGTTGAAAATTCATCTTCAAATGAAGGTATACAAATTTAAACTTGTTGCAAGCATcctcctgtagcgaccagacctcaaacagtctgatctctgtgcatcagtgtcatccctggatcggtaatgctgacacgcacagtacttgaaggatttataacagagtagcaatcacacacttattacatcgaatgtctcaaaggagaacttattacaataaatatggcttaaggccatctaatacgataacagcggaaggcttggaagataaagtgagtccatcaactccaacggcatcactgagtgaaagaccacgacctaaggctccttacacgtcgtctgaaaagtttgcaacatgatacgttgcagcccgaaaacgggtcagcacatggaatatgctggcaatgtaacacaagagagtaatgaacagaataaagctatcactatatgcatatatggctggtggaggctgtatggttaatatgttttgcgaaaagccaatttttccctacaacaaaggaatatattttatttaactgtcatggtggttgttaaacattgagaaggttcacccaactcaatcccaattaaaaagtaattaataacccaatcaaatttttataattaagagtgatgagatccacatgataatccaagagactagatactcaagatgtccataaccggggacacagctaaccatgattagtttgtacactctgcagaggtttgtgcacttttccccacaagactcgatctcctccgttggttttctcgcactacatgatgtttgagaaacggaagaccgagacacagtctttccgaagaggtccccttaaccgatagataggccggtacacctacaatcccctacatctgctagcccatcatgaaaaggtttcccacaacttactcaactatgccagagcccataatggcatgtggctgcacacggaagtttctagcatgaataatcttatgatccctttgagcctgggtggcagtccataggagaatcacacggtaccccgggatttccaaaaatacaggcaatcactggaattccccaggtgcctcaatccacccagatgtgtattaaagttgccaccttaagttaaccattaattaaaaatctcacatctgtcatgaatactctcaaacccaatccacgtctacgagcatagcatagcaatataagcacgtagaagtaactcccataggtttgataataaacaggtgaataggtactacctcatctacttcccaaaacccacatattaaaaattagatcctaaccatgcaattgtttgaggattgatctcatgcagtaaaactgggtatgaaagaggtatgatcaaagtgttacttgccttcctgatgatccacgaaacctagagactcgtagtagcacgcttcacactccgggtactctatcgcaaacaaacaagcatacaataagcaatcaagcagaggcacgggtaaaactcaaataagagatctaactagaaagttcaactgaagaactccggtttgtaaaaagaatcaaaccaaacgaagcaacaaaactcaaacggcgaaagaaacaagcttcatttactaatctggactaaagtcaaattttacagtagcaaaatcttgtttaagttggttaaacagaaagagggtttcgagatgaaactctaggcgcttgaatcgcctgattccgataaacgagcgaaaaattatactagaacgaaaatcagggcagaaattgcgatcgaaaataatcgcggaaaaaccctgaaaaagaaaaactgacgaacaggctaacgaacgaacgttcgctgtctgcggctaacgagtgaacaccgttcgttaaaacgaacgtacggacgaacgtccgctaaataaataaaccaaaaaaactaAAACCGAACTAATCTAAAAAAACGaaaacctaaaccgaaaaaaaaccggcggcgaaacggatcggatggttggcaaattcacaccatagagaaatgatgaacaaaggctatcactacatgcatatatgactggtggaaaagctctatggttataatgtttttgcgaaaagccaatttttccctactgcaaagggataaattttatttaactatcatggtggttgcgaaacattgagatggttgacagcatctcaatcctaattaagtatcatcattaacccaacaagattaattaaagtaacatgatgagatcaatatgaatatccaaagaccagagactcaaaattgtccataaccggggacacggctaatcatgattagtttgtacactctgcagaggtttgtgcagtttttcccacaagactcgatctcctccgttggatttctcgcactacatggtgtttgagaaacggatgaccgagacacagtctttcagaagcgttagcaccttacgatgggtagaccgtaccacctacatcccctacatctgcaagtctaccactttaagagttcacacgacttaatcaactatgctagagcacataatagcttgtggctgcacacggaagtttccagcatgaataatctcatgatccctttgagcctgggtggcggtccaaagaaaaacaggcaatcctggaatacccaggtacctcaatccacccagatgtgtgttttagttgccaccttaagtttaaccattaattaacaatctcacatctgtcatggtaacactcaaacccaatccacgtctactagcatagcataatgatataagcaaacgtagaagtaactcccaagggtttgataataaacagggcaataggtattacctcatctacttcccaatacccacaatttaattagatcctaatcatgcaatgtttgaggattggtctaatgcaataaaactgggtagtaaagaggtatgatcaaagtgtgaacttgcctgcaatgttgaagaagatgattcacactcaaaactcctgatagttctactcgtcacactccggtcaatctatcgtaagcaagcaatggtaaccacacataagtaatcactcaaaagatcagaaagaacgaagaagatacttcggaaaacaccaaaaccaagcgaataactcttgcaacataaaacaatttctaacagtaccaaaattatgtgaattttgccttatcagaaagtttaggtcaagagcttcgatttgcaaaaagaatcaactaaatcggagttataaaactcaagttatgattaaaagaagtttgaatacaaatctgtttgaattcaaattttaaaactttcaacacatgttcaagttgttttactagatagaggggatcataatgaagaagtgggcgatggtttcgttggatttggacaaacgagcgaaaagttgtgaAGGTTTTAAGATTAAGGACTAATCTGAAAAAAACAATCTACAACTAAGTCCCTGGACACGTGTCAGAAAACGACAAGCTGGAAAACCGTTCGCTGCGGGGCTAATAgagcgaacgttcactaactaacacATACCgtttcaaaataaaaaaataagatcGATCTAATCTGGGTCGTCGAATTTGGATCAAACGGATGAGGGGTAGAGGCGACGGTTACCGCGGCgtggaggtcgccggcgaggtgggacggcggcgatggcgttgGCTGCGAGCGGGGAGGCGGCTCCGGCGGTCGGCTGCTTCGGGTCGAAGCacggggaggcgcggcgcggcgaggcgaagGCGATGGCAGCATCGGCGTTGGGCGAGGAAGGCGGAacggggcgcggtggcggcggcagatcTCGTCGGAGCTCGCAACTCCGGTGAGGCTTTGCGCGgagtgaatagcataaaactaccacaattcgtcacatggttccaaaaaactaccaaaAATTTGTTTGTGACTGATAACTACCATTTTTTGTGTCGGCTGTCTCAAAAAACCCAAATGGGCGAGTGGTTAACATCTGATCAGGTTTATGACAGCTGGGGTCCGCTCATAAGATAACAGTTCGTTTGACtgtttgtttgaccgttaacttacaTGTGGGTCCTACGTGTCAGTGTCTCTTCCGCATATTCAAATAAAAAAATCTTCAATCCCTCAATTAGCAATCAGGTCCCTTGAATTAAaataaaaagcaatcgggtccctgaaaaataaaataaaaagcaatcaggtccccgCCGGCGAGCTCGTCGCCGGAGCTGATGTGGGCATCGGCCGGCCTTCGGCGGCGCCGTCCCTGCTGCTATGCTGCACGCGGCGGAGCTCTAGGCCGTTGCTGCTGCCCTGCTGCACGCGGCAGAGCTCGAGGGCTCCCTGCTGCCGGCTGTGGGCGAGGCAGCCATGGCGAGCTCGCCTCGAGGCGTTGCAGATGGGGCCAGGCACGGCGGCCGTCGGACGTGAACAAGGCGAACTCGGCCTGAGTTGAAGGAGGCCAGCAGGAGGTGAGGGAGTCGGCCGAGCATCGCCAGAGTTGGGGCCGGGCGGCGCACATGCCATAGGAGGCGAGCtatggggaggagggaggaggtgtGGGTGGTGGAGCTACTCGCCGGGTGCCTCCGCGCCCGTGGCGGTGGCCAACTGCAGCCCGTCGCCGTGGCTGGCCGTGAGCCTTGTCGTACGCCGGATGCGAGCACTGCTGCACACTGGCCGACCTCCCACGCGTGTCctccggcggccgaggagagaGGTAGGCTGGGGAGGGTGGTCGCCGGGTTGGGAGGTGAGAGGGCCGTCACCGGGTCGGGAGCAGAGGAAAGAGAGAGATCAgagaaggggaggggagaggggaggggaggagagaagaaagagaagaagatgAATCTTACAGGTGGGCCCCACATGTAAGTTAACGGTCAAACTAACCAGTCAAACAAACGGTTTGTTTAGCAGCGGGCCCGACTTGTCATAATCCAGATCAATTTTGAATCACATGGTGATTTGGGTTTTTTGAGACAACCGACGTCAAAAGTGGTAGTTATCAGTCACAAACAAATTtccggtagttttttggaaccatgtgacgaattgtggtagttttatgctattcactcctttgcgcgggcggcggcggcgcgagatgagggggagagagagggccggggtcctcgccttttaaaggcggagggggaggcggtggcgtgggggaggggcaagtcgaggcggcggcggagtccggcctCGTCACGGCAGCGGCGCGGGATGCGTGCGGGAGCCGGACTCGGGGACGAACGGGCGAGCGGAGGGGCTGGCTGGGCGGCGGCCTggctggagctgggccggcccagtcggtggGGAAAGGTTTTTTTAAAGACAGAcaaagaaaaaataatataaactaaataaaatgaaaacaaactataggcatataatatatcaaaattttcagaaaaagatttttttacaagttgaacatttttccaacatcaaataaaatcctcacaaatccaaataaatcaaagagtgctactggttcaATAAAAccttataaaaatcattttaaaaataccaaaatgatttcaaatttatttctctccaattttatattgtagggaatcatgttaccgtattttccatatatttttattttggagaaaaataatttgaataaaacccaaatactccaaattgaaaataatttccaaaggactttaaattagatccttttaaacttccaactcatatttcatatgttttgaagaagtcattttatcttctctcatgaaaatcattgagttgcttgaagtttccaaattggaaatattttcaaatgatattcaaatattttcaacacccccttttcatttaaataaatggaagaagtcatgtcatcttctctctagggttttgtggtgaaaagaatttgaatttacggagatcataaaagcaaaaatgaaagtttgggaaagtcctcttattccctctcatttaactttcaaaagtttcgaatttcactcaatcaatcaaatctatctatttactataacattccaaaatttagaattttgggatgttacaaacctaccacccttaaaatgaatctcgtcctcgagattcggagaggctagcaagaaaataggttaggtttggggtcttctcagaatccatcgatcgtctcaggggtctggggtgctaccacccttagaaacattgttacagtcccatcaatactcatatactccatccttattcttgacggggccggtcttctcaaattctcgggaaaattccttctctgggctcttccggtagtggcataaccttttcctcaatacttctgtcctttttcttggcaaggttgttccgagactgggtcttcttagctgacgggtctggcgccaatactaaacaactatcgatatctcatggtggtcttcCAATTATTGTTTCTCccgcaggaaatgggtctgggttaaacctcaccgtataacctatgattggcaaaagctgccttgtataagggaaaaatacttataccattctaaggtttaaacaaggtttaataccgtcgtctctctactataggtaagtcactcagatttaccatctcgtatagcaaggcgaacaataagagtaagtcggtatggtgatcaatccatcccgcacccaaatcattaccttgtatatggtttagcgaatctcgcattctaacactcggtcatcctcacaagcattgcagaatttctcttgtcgacgaaccaagttcggataaatccatggattctgcaagccaaacaaacatctatcgttccttcccaaccctcaggttttgcgtaactcctataagatcgcctgctgataaaatcgtaacttcttccagggtttttccttcagcaagaatgtgcttgcttcttggcaggtcctggggcctgtgggttatggcccatctcatcacttgtagtccttgaacttatcatcgagcAACTGTTCATTactccaacttccaacttcctagtattcttaaatccatccaatggtactgtctctcttccttctattggtaccaaactacgacgtgattactcagactcatcatgcaatttccattgatccataattccaacatcatatctcctttatatcccatagtacttcatctcttcatcctcgggggatatcccacataccgagataaaaaaaacttataattatgaagtccatactccacttcgtggaacatcattatcctttccagggtcaagcgtccttacaggggaatattggccatctctgcatggcacttcttcaactgggaaacgtgaaacacatcatgaactcctgacagtccttcgggtgactccaacttgttggccacttctgccatacgctccaaaacttggtatggtcctacaaatctcggggctaactttcccttaactccaaatcgtttaattcctcgcagaggggacacacgaaggcatgctctgtctccaatttcatagactacctccttgcgtttttgagtctgcataactcttttgcctggactgagctaccttcagtctatcttgaatcaacttaacattctattctgactccttgatcacatttggtccaaacaactgacggtctccaacttcatcccgcatcaacggtgtctggctccttctcccatacaaagcttcaaaaggggc
Coding sequences within:
- the LOC123074609 gene encoding putative cyclin-dependent kinase F-2, which translates into the protein MAIVCAQAVDSWPIWNLQGCGVEEMPTWDHEDCEETPIWELDDCVETAELGSGSFGTVTKAWSYKTGESVAIKTLSSSSHEAVRREAGLLRACHGHLNIVQLRAMSFDRNADRLSLVMEYVGPSLHDVLHRARRGCPFQEDVVRFLMRQLLSGADHMHRLCHVVHRDIKPENVLVGDGVKICDFGLAMSMSQAPPYGHHGTRSYMAPEILLGKPDYDATVDAWSLGCVMAELLLGERLFGRAADDADQLLRIFYILGVPDQVSWPSYNSLPLAGELVAPPSIPHRNRLREVFPEDCLSRQGFQVLSGLLSCDARKRLYAGEALELPWFTTN